AGCCATTTCAATAGCCGCTCCAATCATTTGACCGAAGAATACAAGGAAGAAACCTAAAACGCCCCACATAATTGTAAGCGGGATAGACTCTTTTTTACCTTGATAGACATCCCAAAACGTTTTATCGCGAGTGGTTAAAATTAAACTTATAATCAATGCAATCGCAAAACTGAGTGCGATATACCAGCCTTGTGTGATAGGAGCTGCTTGTTCGTGAGATAAGCCTGTTGTATTCATCACGAATTGATGGAACGGTAAAAGCAACCATCTACCTGATACTTGCATGATAATGTAAACGATTAAAACGTAAAGTGCAGTTTTTTTATGCTGAACGCTTTTTAGAGAATTATTCACAGTCAAAATCCTTTCCATTCATAAGCTTCCTTTCTATTGTAGAGGAATATGGAAAGAAAACAAAATTTTTCGAAGTTCTCGCTTGCAAAAAAAGAATTGATTGATTATCATAATAAATGTATTAGCACTCGTTGATATAGAGTGCTAATAAACTTTCAACTAATATTTAAATTAATAGGAGGTTGTTTTACTTGTTAAGACCACTAGGAGATCGTATTGTCATCGAACTAATCGAGGTAGAAGAAAAATCTGCATTTGGGATTGTACTACCAGACTCTGCAAAAGAAAAACCGCAAGAAGGTAAAGTAGTAGCAGTTGGGACAGGTCGTGTTTTAGAAAACGGACAACGTGTAGAGCTTGACGTTAAAGTTGACGACCACATTATTTTCTCTAAATACGCAGGTACAGAAGTTAAATATGAAGGCAATGAATACTTAATCTTACGCGAAAGCGATATTCTTGCAATTATTGGATAATTATTATTATATGAATCAAGCTTAACGAATATTCCATTTCAGGAGGGTAAATTCAAATGGCAAAAGACATTAAATTCTCAGAAGAAGCTCGTTCATTAATGCTTCAAGGTGTAGATAAATTAGCAAACGCAGTGAAAGTGACATTAGGTCCTAAAGGTCGTAATGTCGTGTTAGAAAAAAAATTCGGCTCACCATTAATTACAAATGATGGTGTAACAATTGCAAAAGAAATTGAACTTGAAAATCCATACGAAAACATGGGTGCAAAATTAGTAGCAGAAGTTGCTTCTAAAACAAATGAAATTGCTGGTGATGGTACAACGACTGCAACAGTTCTTGCTCAAGCCATTATCCGTGAAGGTTTGAAAAACGTAACAGCTGGTGCAAACCCTGTTGGCATCCGTAAAGGGATTGACAAAGCGGTAGCAGCAGCGCTGACAGAATTACACAGCATTTCTCGTCCAGTAAGCAACAAAGAAGAGATTGCACAAGTTGCGGCAATTTCAGCAGCAGACGACGAAGTAGGCCAACTAATTGCAGAAGCAATGGAACGTGTTGGTAATGATGGTGTTATTACAATCGAAGAATCTAAAGGTTTCACAACGGAGTTAGATGTAGTGGAAGGTATGCAATTCGATCGTGGTT
This genomic interval from Lysinibacillus sphaericus contains the following:
- the groES gene encoding co-chaperone GroES encodes the protein MLRPLGDRIVIELIEVEEKSAFGIVLPDSAKEKPQEGKVVAVGTGRVLENGQRVELDVKVDDHIIFSKYAGTEVKYEGNEYLILRESDILAIIG